In the genome of Dehalococcoidia bacterium, the window GTTCGCCCCCGAGTTGTACGGCTTGAACTTGCCGTTCACAAACTCGATACGCCGGTCGTTGTTGCCCGGGTAGTTGGGGTCGGCGATGTATAACTGGTTGTCCTTGATGCGGTAGGCGATCATGGCATGCCCGCCGCCCAGGCTTGAACGGATGCCCACATATTGCGGCTCGCCCGTTACCTGGACGGCGTACGTGAAAGCCTTGAGCGTCATTTCGTCGTCCAGGCCAGCCAGATTGTTGAAAAGAGTGTTGGCGAAGCTGTCCCATTTGGTGTCCGCCTGAATGACCGAGGCGAAACGATAGCCGTAGCTGTCGTCCTCCCATATCCCCGGCGTTTCGGGGGTGACACGGTTGTTGTCATAGCGGCCGTACAGTGTCAGGTCTTTGCCATCCGGCTGGGTCACGTAATACCAGAGGGCGGTGAGAGCCTGGCCGGCGCAGTGGCCGCCGGGCGCGATGTACGAGCCGCGATTGACGAACTGCCAGTCGTCAATACCCGGGCGGAAGCCGCTGTCAATGTCCTTTTTCAGCAGTTTGGAATCAATGACGCCGATGATGCCACTGGAGAAGTGGTACGTCCCCACGGTCACCGAAGTGGCGCTCATTGCCAGAAGCGGCATTCCCTCCAGCTTGCCGGTCTTGTCGTCATAGAGGAAACCCATGGCGAACTCATCCGGGGCCAGCTTCACCGGCACCGTCATCTTCATCATCTCGTTGGAATACGCGCCGCCGTTATCCACCGTAATGAGCGGTGAGGTGGCCTTGAAGTCCTTGAAGTCCTTGAAGTCCTTGAAGGTGCGCTTGTCCGGATACGCGTTGGCCGGTACGGTCACTTTCAGACCGTTCAGAGGGTCGCCGGGGCGCGTGTACTCAATCTGCCCGCCGGACGGGGACACCTCAGTCGAAGCTACGGTGACAGTCTGACCTACGGAAATCTTGCCCGTGGTGGACTGGCGGGTGTCCGGTGGCGGTGGCGGCGGCTTGGGCGGGCGAGAAGCTGGCCAGGAGGGCACAGGGTCGTTCGCCGCGGGCACGCCGAGCGAAGCAGGTCCAGAACGTGCCGGAGTGGGGGCAAGCGACGCAGGGGTCGCAGTAGGGGCGGCTTGGCCCTGGGCGGCGTCCTGCCGCTGCGGTGGAGAGTGCACGCCGTGAGGGCGAGAGCAAGGAGGAGGGCGATGAGGAGCCGTGCCGGAACAGAGAAGCGTTTGAGCGTTACCCTTGATATAGTCCTTGATACAGTCATAGAGGCGCCCCTTTCTGCCCCGGCGTCTTCGGGGATTCAATCGTTGGATGGGAGATATAGGGGGACGGTTCTCAATTGAACGTAACACCTGCGGCTTGAATGGGTCAATGAAGCGGGGTCACTACCGTGTAAGATGTGCGATAGGTAAAACACACTACCACTGTGGCCCCGTGACGCCGGAGGTGCTGCGGAAAGGCGGAGGTGTGCTTTGTATGCTCGCCGCGCGCATGGTGTAAAATAGGCACACGTATGCATATCTCTCCCGCGTGCCCCGCGGCGCGCTGACAAGGCCGAGCCGGGGGCGCGGGACTCGCAGGAGCGGAGCATGACACCAGCGACTCATGACCCCAGGCAGCACAGCCGCATCCTTCTCGACGGGCCGGACCGCGCGCCCGCCCGCGCCATGATGAAGGCCATAGGCTACACCGACGAAGATATGCGCAAGCCGCTTATCGGCGTGGCCCACTCGTGGATTGAGGTGATGCCCTGCAATTTCCACCTGCGCCGCCTGGCGGCCAAGGTCAAGGAGGGCATCCGCGCCGCCGGGGGCACGCCCGTGGAACTCAACACCATCGCCGTGTCGGACGGCGTGAGCATGGGCACCGAGGGGATGAAGGCGTCTCTGGTCAGCCGGGAGACTATCGCGGACTCTATCGAGCTGGTGGCGCGCGGCCATCTCTTCGACGGCCTGGTGACCATCTCCGGCTGCGACAAGACCATTCCCGGCTCGGTCATGGCCCAGGCGCGGTTGAACCTGCCCTCGCTGATGCTGTATGGCGGCTCCATCGCGCCCGGCGAGTACCGTGGCCGCGATATCACCATCCAGGACGTCTTTGAAGCAGTAGGGGCCTACTCCTCGGGCAAGATTTCCCAGGAAGAGCTGTGGGAGATCGAGGGGCACGCCTGCCCCGGCCCCGGGGCCTGCGGCGGCCAGTTCACCGCCAACACGATGGCGATGGCTTTCGAGGTGCTGGGCATCTCGCCCATGGGCAGCGCCAGCGTTCCGGCTATGGACCCGCGCAAAGACGAAGTGGCGTTCAAGTGTGGCGAGATGGTGATGGACTTGGTGCGGAGCAACCTTCGCCCGGACCGCATTATCACGCGGGAGGCTATCGAGAATGCGATTGCGTCGGTGGCCGCGACTGGCGGCTCCACCAACGCCGTGTTGCACCTGCTGGCCGTCGCGCGGGAGATGGGCGTTCCGCTGGCCATTGACGACTTCGACCGCATCAGCTCTCGCACGCCGCTCCTTGCCGACCTGAAGCCGTGGGGGCGCTACGTCGCGACCGACCTGTACAGGGCCGGCGGCGTGGGTCTCATCGCCAAGCGCCTGCTGGACGCGGGCCTTCTCCACCGCGACGTCATGACGGTCACTGGCCGCACCATCGGCCAGGAGGCGCGGGCCGTCGTGGAGACGCCCGGGCAGACGGTGGTGTGCCCCCTGTCCAATCCCTTCTCGCCGACGGGCGGCCTGGTTATCCTGAGAGGCAATCTGGCCCCGGAGGGGTGCGTGCTGAAGGTTGCCGGCCATGAGAAGATGCAGCATCGCGGCCCCGCGCGCGTCTTCGACCGGGAGGAGGACGCCTTCGCGGCCATCCAGAAGCGCGAGATCAAGGCGGGGGACGTGGTGGTCATCCGCTACGAAGGGCCGAAGGGCGGCCCCGGCATGCGCGAGATGCTGGCGGTGACTGCGGCGCTGGTGGGCCAGGGCCTCGGCGACCAGGTGGCGCTGCTGACCGACGGGCGCTTCTCCGGCGCGACCCACGGCCTGATGGCGGGCCACGTGGCCCCGGAGGCCGCGGTCGGCGGGCCTATCGCCGCCCTGCGCGACGGCGACACCATCGTCTTCGACGTCACGGCGCGGAAGCTGAACGTGGAGCTCTCCGCGAAGGAGCTTAAGGCGCGACTCAGCAAATGGACGCCGCCCGCGCCCCACTACACACGTGGCGTCATGGCCAAGTACGCCAAGCTGGTCTCGTCCGCTTCGGAGGGGGCAGTGACGGGGTAGGGGCATGATGGTCATAACAAGAAAAAAAGAGGAGGAGAAGCCATCGGAGCGCTTTTGCGCTCAAACGTTTATTGACTGGTATAACACCCAAAATAGGACTGCGTACGCTATTCAAAGAGCGGATTTGGTTTTCCCGGAACTCGTCGGAAACACAAACTGGGACTACGTGGCACGTCAAGACGGTTCCGACGGTTGGTTTGGCATCGAGGTCAAAAACGTACTCCGTGAGGCTCTAGAGAGGCGGTCGTCGGATTGGCAGAAGCTGTGTACTCAACTTAAGGAGAAAATACAAACCGAACTGAGAGGCACGGTTCTGATTCACGCTGACGCTACCATCGCGTTTCCCCAACAGAAACGGAAGGAGTTGCTCCACGTTCTCGCCGAAGTTATTCCCCACGAGGCATCCACTTTGCAGATGGGAGGGCTAAAGGATATAGGCCCTGCAGTTGCGGCCAAGTTTTCCGTTTGGCCTCGAGAGAGAAGCACTCTTGATGAGTATAAGCAGTGGGGAGAATGGCGGCCGAGCCGACTTTATCTAGGTCTGGATTCTCGTCAAGGCTGTGAACTAAAGCTAGGCGTTTCATCACCTAGTAACGACAACCTCGTTCGAACTTGCCAAGAGCGGCTTGATAAGATATTTGATCCCCAAAAGGGCCCACAGGCGAATAGGCAGCTTGCGGTCGCTAAGGCAAAAGGTGCTGATAGCACGGTGCTCCTTTTGGATTGCTGGTTAGTTTCCGAGCTACGTCTGTTTCTTCCTTACACTCACCAACGGCTGGCAAAACTTAAGCCCCACCAACTGTCTGCAATAGACCATATTTACTTGGTCGGCGGTCAAACGGTGGACGAGGTACACTCAAGCTCGTTGGTCGGACGAAGGCCCTGACGTGGTCTCTTGTGCTTATGCCTCGCAGTCAGGCGTTTAACCTGACAGCGTCTGTAGGACTGCGTACAGGCCCATGAAAATCGGCGCGTATGTGTCAACGGCAGAGGTCTATGCTATTGAAGCATCCCGCCTCCGTCTGCTAAAGTAGGACTGTCGGAAAGTCAGACCACGTAAGGATTGTGCCTATGCCGGAACTGGTTCAGGTGCGCAAGAAGGCGCAGGTCACGCTGCCCCTGTCCGTTCGCAAGGCGTTGCGTATTGAGGAGGGCGACTTCCTTGATGTCCGCGTGCAGGACGGCGAGATCGTGCTGCGCGCGAAGAAGCTGGTGGACAAGGGGCAGGACGGGTTTTGGTCCCGGCGCTGGCAGGAGGGCGAACGACAGGCGCAGGAAGACATCCACGCGGGGCGCGTCCACAAGTTCGCGAGCGCCACAGGTGCGGCTGCCTTTCTTCATAAGCAGGCCCAGAAGCGCCATGGCGCAATCCGCAGGGCCTAGCCTGCCGTGCCCATCCAATTCACCGAGCAGTTCGTTAAACAGTATGCACGGCTACCCACATCCGTCCAAAGAAAAGTGGACAAGGCGCTCTCGTTGCTGGAAAAAGACTTCAGGCATCCCGGGTTACGCAGCCATCCCGTGGAAGAAGCGGAAGGCATCTTTGAGGCCTATGTGGATGCTAAATATCGCATGACGTTTGAGAGACGGGGGAATGCGTTCGTGTTACGCAATGTGGATAATCACAATGGTTTGGAGCTACTTTGACGCGATGATAGCCCACCAGCAACGGGCGGGGACCGTCGAGACGACGAAGGCCCCTGTGAAGGCTGTGTCGCACGAGATGGCGACGATGGGCCGACGGAAATCAGTGTGAGAGGAAGATGATGAAGATAGGCGGGCACGTCTCAGCGGCGGGAGGGCTGGACAAGGCCGTGGATAGGGGCGTCGAGATAGGCGCGGAGGCGCTCCAGATATTCGGCGCGCCGCCCCAGAGCTGGCGTCGCGCGACCCTCGCCCCGGAGTTGGCCGCGCTGTTCCGCAAGAAGGCGCAGGAAAAGGGCGTCCAGCCGGTGTTCATCCACGGCGTGTACCTTATCAACCTGGCGACGGCCAACCCGGAGAACCTGAAGAAGTCCATCGCCTCCCTGACGGCGGAGATGGTCCTGCAGGGCCACATCGGCGCGGCGGGAGTCATCTTCCACCTGGGCAGCCATAAAGGCGCAGGGCTGGACAACGTCATTGCCCAGATTGTGGACTCCATCCGCAAGGTGCTGGACGGCAGCCCCACGCCTACCATGCTCCTCATCGAGAACAGCGCGGGCATGGGCGACAGCATCGGCTCCCGGTTCGCCGACATCGGGCGCATCATACGCGAGGTGGGCAGCGACCGTGTGCAGGTCTGCCTTGACACACAGCACGCCTTCGCGTCGGGGTATTATAATGTAGCTGAGCGTGACGGTCTGGAGAGGACGCTGGAGGACTTCGAGAAGCACATCAGTCTGAAGCGGCTGCGGGCCGTCCACGCGAACGACTCCAAATGCCCCTTCGGCGGCGGGTTGGACCGGCACGAGAACATCGGCGAGGGGCACATCGGCCTCAAGGGCTTTAAGGTCATCATGGGGCATACGGCGTTCAAGGACGTTCCGTTTCTGCTGGAGGTGCCCGGCTTCGAGGGCCAGGGGCCGGACAGGCGGAACGTGGAGATACTCAAGGAGTTGCGCGGGCGGCAGGCCTGAGGCAGGGGGACACCATGGCGGACAAGGGGAAGGGAAGTGGCGGCGACTGGATCGAGAAGGAAATCGAGGAGATACTGCGCCGGACGGGCGGCCTGCCGGAGCGGCCGCCGGAGACGCTGGGCCAGAAGCTGCGACGATTTCGAGACCGCGCCCTGCAGCCTTTCCGCAACTTCAACCCCGCGCGGCTGCTGGTCATTGGCCTCATCCTGCTCGGCGTGGGGCTTGTCCTGCGCATGTTCCTGCCCGGCCTGTGGCGGCTGATTGTCTTCAGCGCCGCCATTTTGTTTCTCCTGGCCTACTTCCTGTACCTGGTGTGGCGATGGGACAGTCCGGAAAAGCGCTGGCGCGGTCGGAACGTGGACGGCCCCAGAAGGTGACGGATTGGGCCATTGCAGCGACGGCAAGAGGGCTACCCTGGTAGCCCTCTTTTTTGTCCCGTAGAAAGGCAGGCTTTTGCAAGCTCTGACGCGTTTGCGCGACACTGCCATTGGCCCGAGCCGCCTCGTTTACGATATTCTGGCTGCCGCTTTGGTCGCTGTGGACCCGTACGCCGCAGTGCGTCGTGCGCTGGCGGAGTCACCGTTGCCCGCGAATGCGCGGGTGTACGTGGTCGGCGCGGGCAAGGCGGGTGTGGGCATGGCGCGGGCCGCTCACGACGTCCTCGGCGAGCGCATCGTCGCGGGGTGCGTGGCCGTGCCTGACAGTGCGCCGTCCGCAATAGGCCGCATCGCGCTGGCGCAGGCGAGTCATCCGGTGCCGGACGCCAGGGGCATGGCGGCGGCCCAGCGCGTGGCGGAGATGGCGCGGGCCGCGCAGTCGAATGACGTTGTCCTGTGCCTCTTCTCCGGCGGCGGCTCCGCGCTGCTGCCCCTGCCCGTCGAAGGCGTGAGTCTGGAGGACAAGCAGGGTGCGACGGGCCTTCTGCTGCGCAGCGGCGCGACGATTCACGAGGTGAACGCCGTCCGCAAGCACCTCTCGCGGCTCAAGGGCGGGCAGCTTGCGCGGCTGGCGTCGCGGGCGCGGGTGCTCGGCCTCTATATCTCCGATGTGTCCGGCGACCGCCTGGAGAGCATCGCCAGCGGGCCCACGTCGCCGGACTCGACCACGTATGCCGACGCCTTGCGCGCGCTGGAGCGGTACGGCCTGCTGGCCCAGTCGCCGCGCGCCGTCGTGGAGCGGCTGCGTCTGGGCATTACGGGCGGCGTGCCGGAGACGCCCAAGGGCGGCGAGCCGTTCTGGGCGCGGGTGCACAACGTCATCGTGGCGTCGGGCCGGGACGGGCTGGCCGCGGCGGGCTGCCGAGTGGAGGCGCTTGGCCTGCGCGTCCACGTCCTGCCGGAGATGTCGGGCGAGGCGCGAGAGGTCGGCGCGAGGCTCGGCGCGCTCGTCCGCCGGATAGCGCGCGACGATGGCCCCGTTCGACGGCCCGCGTGCCTGCTCGCGGCGGGTGAGACGACGGTCGTGGTGCGCGGCGCGGGCAAAGGCGGGCGCAATCAGGAGCTGGCGCTGGCCGCCGCGGCGGAGATGGACGGGCTGGACGGTGTGGCGCTGGCGTCCTTCGCCACGGACGGCGTGGACGGTCCCACGGACGCCGCGGGCGCGATGGTGGACGGCGCGACGCTGGTGCGGGCGCGCTCGCGGGGGCTGGCGCCCGACCGCTACCTGGCGGACAATGACGCGTACCGCTTCTTCGATGACGTCGGCGGCCTCATACGCACCGGCCCGACGGGCACGAACGTAGCGGACATCGTGGTGGCGTGCGTGGTGTAGGGAAGTAGCGGCGAAGCTATTCTGTTATTGGACTGACCTGTACAATTCGTGGGTCCAATTCTATGGAAAGCTTATCCAGAGCGTATTTCAGAGAATGCATGCCTGTCTTGGGCATCATGTTAGGGGCCTGAACTCTCCAATAGATGTCTCCTAATTCGATTCCTTTCAGTGGGTTGCCCACATCATTCCCTTGTGGGATTTGAAACCAAATGGACATAAGATACTCAGGGTCCGTTGTGGGAAACAGCGGCCTATAATGGCGTTGAAGATTCTGCGGCGTCCAGCGGCAACAATACCACCGAACTCTTGTGGGCTGTCCACCATCGATTTGCACTTTCCGTTCATTTGCATATACGAAGAAACCGTATTTAGATTCCTTCGTTATGGACGAAGGAAGGTTGCGACTGGATAGCCCAAATTCTATCAAGGCGGTTTCGACGACCGTTTGCCCTCGATTGATCAAACCCAAGTAAACATCTTGCTGGGACTGGTAGTTCAAAGTCCTCGAAATATCGAATTCCCATGTATCTGTGAGACCCAAGATCAATCTCAGGTCGGGACTGATGGCTCTTTTTCTTACGTCTTCGACTTCATAGTGCTCCATAGGTTCTGATTTGAAGTTGAATCGTTTGTAGTATCTCTTGCCTTTGGCCTGAAATACGCCGTGGTTGCTCCTGGCGATGTCCACCACGAAAATGTAGCGATTCTGCATCGGAACTGTTGAAATACAAAACAGGTCAGGGCCTGGCCTGTATTGAATGTTACTCGTGATAAGGTTCTCTATGTCTTCCTTAGATATCTCAGACGGGTCAAATCCATCCTTCTGAGGGTCAAAAGGTTGCGGGAGATTCTGTTTACCAATGGCCGTTTCTCGGATGCCATAAATAATGGTGCCGCCATCGCTGTTCAAAAAGGCGGAGACATCCTTGCTGATCTCCGATGCCCTGTCCTTTTTCGATAGCGGCAAAAGGGCATCCTTCTGCTTATAGTCCAGGTGCAAGTTCTCTGGGTCTCGACGATCCAGCATTCTACGGAGTTCAACAGACCAGTCAAAAAGCGGCTTCATGGGTTTGCGTTGCCCCCCGTGTTTTCATAACAGTATACTCAAATCTAAGGCCACGAGCGTCATGCCCTGCGGCCCACCTCTCGCCCGTCGCCGCGTCACTTGCGCCTGAGCCTGTCCAGGTGCTGCTTGCGGAGCTTCGCGACCTTCGGCGCAATGACTATCTGGCAGTAGGGCTGAGCGGAGTTACGTCTGAAATAGTCGCGGTGATAGTCTTCAGCCGGGTAGAACGCGGCGAACGGCGTGACCTCCGTGACAATCGGTCTGTCCCACACGCGGGATGTGTTCAGGTCGCGGATGACCTGCTCGGCGACGGCCTTCTGTTCCTGGCTGTGGTGGAAGATAGCGGAGCGGTACTGCGTGCCGGCGTCCGCTCCCTGGCGGTTCAGCGTCGTTGGGTCGTGCATGCTGAAAAAGACGTCCAGCAGATCACGGAACGAGATAATCGAGGGATCATAGGTGATGCGGACCGCCTCGGCGTGGCCTGTGGTCTCGGAGCAGACCTGATTGTATGTCGGGTTGAGTACATGGCCACCTGAATAGCCGGACTCGACGCGTTCGACACCTTTGCGCTCCTGAAAGACCGCCTCAAGGCACCAGAAGCAACCGCCCGCCAGAGTGGAAGTCTCCGCATGGTGCTCCATAGCTCCCCTTTCAGCACCCCATCAAGCTTATCGAAGGACGGTCGAATGCTTAGAACGCCAGCAGCTTCGTTATCTGCCCCGCGACCGGCCCGCGCTCCGTCGCCGCGCTCACGGCGAGGCCCGCCCGCGCCTCCGCCAGCGCTACGAAGCCGATGGCGAGCGTCTCCTCGCGCTCCGGGTGGTGCGCCGGGTTCGTGACGAGGCCGATGTCGCGTCCGTCCTTCAGCACGCGCACGCCGCGCGCCACCGGTGCGCCGCCGGGGAAGCGGAACTGCACGACGGTCCGCTGGACCTTCTTGTAGGTGTTCAGCCGCGCGACGACCTCCTGGCCCACGTAGCAGCCCTTCGTGAAGCTGATGAGCGACGCCGCGCCGGCCTCCAGCGGGTTGTAGTCCTCCATGAACTCCGTGTTGGAGGCGGGCAGGCCCGTCTCGATGTGCAGCGCTTCGTACGCCTCGACGCCCACCGGCGAGACGCCCTGCGCCGTCATCTCGCGCCACAGGCCGCGCACCGCCTCGTTCGAGCCGAAGACATGGTAGGAGGGCAGGCCCACCAGCGGCACGGCGCCGCCGACAAGCACGGTCTCTCCGCGCCACGCTATTGACATAAAGCGATACTTGGCGAGCGACAAGGGGTCGGCGCCGAGCACGTCGCGCAGAGCGGCGGCGGACCGCGGGCCGACGATGCGGAATTGGCCGGTGCGTTCGGTGGCGTCCTCCAGCGCGCAGTCCTCGGTGACGATGTACCTGGCGATGCCGTCGTGGACCTTACGCGCGCAGCCGGGGCCGGTCACGAGGAGCAGGTGATCGGGCAGCCGCACCACGAAGACGAGGTCTATGATGCGGCCCTTGCTGGTAAGCAGCAACGTGGCTTTGCCCTGAAGCGGCTCTATGTCCAGCAGGGCGTTGGTGGTGACGCGGTGGAGCAGGTCAAGGCCGTCCTTGCCCGTGAGGCGCAGCCGGCCCTGGTGCGAGCGGTCGGTGACGCCCGCCGCGTCGCTCAAGGCGCGGTACTCGGCGGCGGGGCCAGCGAACGCGCGCGGCATCCGCCAGCCCTCGTAGTCGGCGAACGTAGCGCCCTGGGCCTTCTGAAGGTCGTGCAGCGGCGTCTGCGGCATCAGGGGTCTCCTTGGACAGAACAGGGACGGCAACGCAAGCGGCTGCCGTCCCTGTCTGGACGTTTCGACGTGGGTGCGACTACGCGGAGAAGGAGTTGCCGCAGCCGCAGGTGCTCTTGGCGTTGGGGTTGGCGAAGACGAAGCCCTTGCCGTTCAGCCCGTCGCTGAAGTCCAGCACGGTGCCCGTGAGGTAGAAGGCGCTCTTGCGGTCAACGTAGATCTTGACCCCGTGCTCCTCGACGACCTTGTCGTCCGGGCGGGTCTGGTTTTCCATCGTCAGCTTATAGGACAGGCCGGAGCAGCCGCCGCCCGCGACCATGACGCGCAGGCCGTAGCCCTGCTTGCCCTCCTGCGCGGCAACCTTCTGTATCTGCGCCCCCGCCTTCGGCGTGATGCTGATGATGGGGGCCAGCGTAGATGTCCTGGTCTCGTTCGCTGTGGTCATAGGCACTTCCCTCCCCGTGAGCCCCGGCCTCGTTGTGAGGACTTCTCAACCGGTGCTCTGCTATCTATTGTAGGGAGGGCGCGCACGGGCGTCAAGCTTCCGGCCCCAGCAGCGCCATCAAGGACGGGCTGGTCACGCTGGAGCGCGTCCAGGTCCGGGTGTACCGGGCGGAGAGAAGGCGGAGCGACCAGGCGGCATGCGGGCCGGTGAGCATACCTCGACCGTTCGCGCTCGCCCCTCCCTCGCGCTTTCCAGCAACGTGCTCTGTACCCAGGATCGTCTCCAGCCACCGGATGAGTGCCGGGTCACACTGTCGGCGGACTCCCGCGCCTCCCTCTGCGGGCGGTCCCACGCCGGGCTATCTGAAGCGCGCCTGCTGTTTGAGCGAGCGCAGCGGCGTCCCGTCCTTGCGCGTGACGGGCCGGCTCACGGCGCTGGCAAGGCCCCAGGGCACGGCCACCATGGACTGCGGGCCGCGGCCTCCGCACACCACCACGATGACGTCGTTCGGCGAGCGCATCACGGGCACCCGCTGCAGCTTCAGGAAGTAGGCCGGGAAAATTGCCCGAGCCAGTTGCGGCCGCACGACTTCAACGGGATGGCGCGCCGTCTCGAACAGGTATTCCTTGACGTCCTGCTTGCTCCACCCGGCGTCCGCGATCATCCTGGCGTGGCCGGGGTTCAGCAAGAGGATGAGTTGACCCAGGTGGGTCATGTTGTTTCCACCCTGGGTGGCCGCCGTGGAGGCGATGGTGTTGAGGAGCGCCTCCGGCCCTCCGCCGTGCGGCCCGAGCACGTTGTGCGGTCCCTCGCACTTGTGGACGGTGACGGAGGTGACGTCTGGCCCGTACAGGTCGGTGTGCAGGGGTGTCCAGGGATTGGCCTTGTCGTTCTCGGCGAAGCAGTAGGTGAACTCCGCGGAGGAGCCGAAGACCGTGAGGTCCGACTTGCCGGGGACGGCGCGGGCGACGTTCAGGATGGTGAGGGTGATGGCGCGCCCGATGGTGGCGTTGGCGCGGAAGCCCGGCCCCAGGCAGCCGGCGCCGGAATGGATGCCGATCTGCTCGGCAAGCGGGCCGCTGACGACGATGGCGTTGCCGCCTGGGTGAGTCGTGATGGCGGCCTGGAACAAGCGGTAAGCGGGGTCGGCCATGGCCTGGAAGGCGGCAACGAGGATGGGGAAATACTCGGGGCGACAGCCCGCCATGACGGCGTTGGCCGCCAGCGCCTGCACAGTGACGGCGGCGCCGCTGGGCGGGCACTCCTCCACCAGAGGGAAGTCGGGGTCCAGGTCGGTGGAGCGCAGCATGGCGCGCACCCGCTCCCGTGTGGGCGGAATAACCGGGAAGCCGTCGCACATGTCGGCGGCGCAAAGCTCCTCGTAGAGGTCGACCGCGAAGCGTCCGGGGTCCACCTCGGCGGTGGTCTTGCCATTGCGCAGGTTGGCGCGCGTCGTCACGCGGGAGGTGAGCCGCATCTCGCCTGCCTTGCCGGCGATGCGCGGGCTGGCGGAGGGGAAGCGCTTGGTGAAGCGTTTCTTGAGGTCGGTGGGCGGCAGAGTGAGGCCGGCCACCACGTCGGGCACGACGGCGTTGGCCTCGCGCTGGCCGAAGGCGTCGGCGGAGCCGGTGGCGGGTTTGGCCAGGACGAGGGGCAGGCCCGGGATGTAGGTGGACGCCGTGACGCCCGCCAGGGGCAGGCCGAGGTCGGTGCAGAGGAGGACGCAGGGTATGCCGCGGCGCTCCAGTTCGGCGGCGAAGAGGGTGGACGGCTGGGTGACGCCGGCGTGGCAGAGGGCCACGACCACGGCGTCCACGCGGGCGCCGGCGATCTCATCCGCCTGAGCGACGAGATGCTCCTTGCCGCCCAGGAGGAGATTGCGGGAGTCCTGGGAGCAGCGGGCGCCGTGGTCCTGCTGCAAACGCTGGGAGAGCCAGCGGAAGAGCGGGCCGTAATTGGGCAGCTCGGCGCCGAGCTGGCTGTTGTCCAGGAGAAGGACGCTCTTGCCCTTCAGGGATGCGGGGCGCGACGCCAGGGCGGCGGGCTTGCCGCGAAAGGCGCCGCGAGGGTCAACCAGCGGCTCCGGCAGGATGGTGATGTCCGTAGGCATGGGTTCCCTCCTTAAGCTATACGCTATCTATATCCAAAGACTACGTACTCCTCCGAGGCTATGTGCTCGAAGGCGAATGGCTGTCCCGCTCATCATGGCTCAACTCCCCGCGGCATGGCGTGCAAGCTGGCCGCGACGCGCTCGCACCAGCCCTCGCCGAAGCGCTCCCGCCCGTACAGCAGCAGCGCGGCGTGGCCCGCGGGTACTGTGTCGTGCAGGTGCCGCGCCAGCCAGTCGGCCAGCGCGTCCGGCGAGGCCGGGAAGAAGCAAAGCTCGGCGGACTCCCATGCGTCTGCCTTTGACCGGCTCTGCACGTCAGCCGCGGCGGCCCGGATTCGGAGGATGTAGGTCAGCTCCGGCTTGTAGTTGGCGGCGTCCCGAACGAGGCCGGTACAGACCATTTCGGTCACTTCCTGTGGGCGCACTCCCAACTCTTCCTCCAACTCCGTCAGCACGCCCTGGGTGAAGCCCTCCGGCGGGCGCGGGTGTCCGGACGGCTTCACGTGGTAGAAGCCGGGCCGCTCCGCTACCCTCTCGCTTCGGCGCTCGATGGCCAGCATGCCGTCGGCTGTCTCCGTGACCGCGGACACGGCCAGGGCGTCGGACATGGCGGCGGCGC includes:
- a CDS encoding NUDIX domain-containing protein, which produces MHVSGLYHILATGRFRPNDVVCRFDGAATVTLTEAQRTEVRRSADALRGQGRVITAEPLYRLVSYNVDGASLVLHVGKTDYEEYIGTNGCHREWRTQCGAAAMSDALAVSAVTETADGMLAIERRSERVAERPGFYHVKPSGHPRPPEGFTQGVLTELEEELGVRPQEVTEMVCTGLVRDAANYKPELTYILRIRAAAADVQSRSKADAWESAELCFFPASPDALADWLARHLHDTVPAGHAALLLYGRERFGEGWCERVAASLHAMPRGVEP